In Gemmatimonadetes bacterium T265, one DNA window encodes the following:
- a CDS encoding hydrolase has product MIAATGCRTFLTYTTIPMPLTALDPNTALLVIDLQRGILARPGVDLRDVIANAAALAGAFRRRDLPVVLVTAAGRAPGRTELQRPTGTLSPDFTEVLPELDRRPGDHLVTKHTWGAFPGTGLEAYLRGAGVTQVVVAGVATSFGVESTARQAYEHGFHVTLATDAMFDPSPEAHHHSVTRIFPKLGETGTTQEILDLLRADSPASV; this is encoded by the coding sequence GTGATCGCGGCGACCGGCTGCCGCACCTTCCTCACATACACGACGATTCCCATGCCTCTCACCGCCCTCGACCCGAACACGGCACTCCTCGTCATCGACCTGCAACGGGGCATCCTCGCCAGGCCCGGCGTCGACCTCCGCGACGTGATCGCGAATGCCGCCGCGCTTGCGGGCGCCTTCCGCCGCCGCGACCTACCCGTCGTGCTCGTTACGGCCGCCGGCCGCGCCCCGGGCCGGACCGAGCTGCAGCGTCCGACCGGCACGCTGTCGCCGGACTTCACCGAGGTACTTCCCGAACTCGACCGGCGCCCGGGCGACCACCTGGTCACCAAACACACCTGGGGCGCCTTTCCCGGCACCGGGCTCGAGGCGTACCTGCGGGGTGCGGGCGTCACCCAGGTCGTCGTCGCCGGCGTCGCCACCAGCTTTGGCGTCGAGTCCACGGCCCGGCAGGCCTACGAACACGGGTTCCACGTCACGCTCGCGACCGACGCGATGTTCGACCCGAGCCCGGAGGCGCATCACCACAGTGTGACGCGGATCTTCCCCAAGCTGGGCGAGACCGGCACCACGCAGGAGATCCTCGACCTGCTCCGCGCCGATTCACCGGCCTCCGTGTGA
- a CDS encoding short-chain dehydrogenase: MPITFITGANKGLGYETTRRLLALGHTVLLGARDPERGRAAADRLGARFVPIDVGDDASVARAAADIEAHEGRVDVLINNAGIVGAYGPAESLTGPQAAEVFNVNVAGIVRVTHAFLPLLRRSEHPAIVNVSSGMGSFDRTHDPDRVESTVVAPLYTATKAAVTMLTTQYARALPGIRVNVADPGYTATDLNGHRGHQTVEEGTDAIIALATEGPEAGTGRFVDRFGPVSW; the protein is encoded by the coding sequence ATGCCCATCACCTTCATCACCGGGGCCAACAAGGGCCTCGGCTACGAGACCACGCGCCGCCTCCTCGCGCTCGGCCACACCGTCCTCCTCGGCGCCCGCGACCCCGAGCGCGGCCGGGCCGCCGCCGACCGGCTCGGCGCCCGGTTCGTGCCCATCGACGTCGGCGACGACGCGTCGGTCGCCCGCGCCGCCGCCGACATCGAGGCGCACGAAGGCCGCGTCGACGTGCTGATCAACAACGCCGGGATCGTCGGCGCATACGGCCCCGCCGAATCGCTCACCGGCCCCCAGGCCGCCGAGGTCTTCAACGTCAACGTCGCCGGCATCGTGCGCGTCACGCACGCGTTCCTGCCCCTGCTCCGCCGGTCCGAGCACCCGGCGATCGTCAACGTCAGCAGCGGGATGGGCTCCTTCGACCGCACCCACGACCCCGACCGGGTCGAATCCACGGTCGTCGCCCCGCTCTACACGGCGACCAAGGCCGCGGTCACGATGCTCACCACCCAGTACGCCCGGGCGTTGCCCGGCATCCGGGTGAACGTGGCCGACCCCGGCTACACCGCGACCGACCTCAACGGCCACCGCGGGCACCAGACCGTCGAGGAAGGCACGGACGCGATCATCGCTCTGGCGACCGAGGGTCCCGAGGCCGGCACCGGCCGGTTCGTCGACCGCTTCGGACCGGTCTCCTGGTAA
- a CDS encoding sodium:proton antiporter — MDVFEVVIALLLGGAALAAVARRVGAPYPALVALAGAALALVPGVPTLVLDPELALALFVAPVLVDAAFDASPRDLRANWRPIASLALGAVALTIAVVAVVARRLVPDLPWAAAVALGAIAAPPDAAAATTVLNALRPPHRLLTILEGESLFNDASALLVYRLAVGAAATGALSGWRVLPTLLWVTVGSVGLGLVLSRVTLWVSARIRDVATGVIFQFCGTFLVWILAERLHLSGIITLVVFAMAASRRAPEIMPARVRIPTWAVWEVWEVAVFVLNVLAFVLVGLQLKSIVARLNEATGARYAAFALAVTLAAVLARIAWVTAAAAFSRWQGRGLRADAAPGATGAAAQGAGAHGAVGLTARGAAVVGWCGMRGTVTLATALALPTAFPYRDLILTTAFGVTLGTLVVQGLTLRPLLLRLRLEDDGAVEREVRLARAESLRAAVATTAAQPGGDSAEYVRRRFAVQLRRAEAETDAGRDRDAADGLDGDDRDEEGTAVQAALAAQRRRLVALRADGTIGDAAFQRVQEELDWMELGWLQVVRPEQAATDGV, encoded by the coding sequence GTGGACGTCTTCGAGGTCGTCATCGCGCTGCTGTTGGGCGGCGCCGCGCTGGCCGCCGTCGCGCGGCGCGTCGGCGCGCCCTACCCCGCGCTCGTCGCGCTCGCCGGCGCGGCGCTCGCGCTCGTCCCGGGCGTGCCGACGCTCGTGCTCGACCCCGAGCTCGCGCTCGCGCTGTTCGTCGCGCCCGTGCTCGTGGACGCGGCCTTCGACGCCTCGCCCCGCGACCTGCGCGCCAACTGGCGCCCGATCGCGAGCCTCGCCCTCGGCGCCGTCGCGCTCACGATCGCCGTCGTCGCCGTGGTCGCGCGGCGCCTCGTGCCCGACCTGCCGTGGGCCGCGGCGGTCGCGTTAGGCGCGATCGCCGCGCCGCCGGACGCGGCGGCCGCGACCACGGTCCTCAACGCGCTCCGCCCCCCGCACCGGCTGCTCACGATCCTCGAGGGCGAGAGCCTGTTCAACGACGCGAGCGCGCTGCTGGTCTACCGCCTCGCGGTCGGCGCCGCGGCCACCGGCGCGCTGTCCGGGTGGCGCGTGCTGCCCACCCTGCTCTGGGTCACGGTCGGCAGCGTCGGGCTCGGGCTCGTGCTCTCGCGCGTCACGCTCTGGGTGAGCGCGCGCATCCGCGACGTGGCGACGGGGGTGATCTTCCAGTTCTGCGGGACGTTCCTCGTCTGGATCCTCGCGGAGCGGCTGCACCTCTCGGGGATCATCACGCTCGTGGTGTTCGCGATGGCCGCGTCGCGCCGCGCGCCCGAGATCATGCCGGCGCGCGTCCGCATCCCGACGTGGGCGGTGTGGGAGGTGTGGGAGGTCGCGGTGTTCGTGCTGAACGTGCTCGCGTTCGTCCTCGTGGGGCTCCAGCTCAAGTCGATCGTCGCCCGCCTGAACGAGGCCACCGGGGCACGCTACGCCGCCTTTGCCCTGGCCGTCACGCTGGCCGCCGTTCTCGCGCGCATCGCCTGGGTGACCGCCGCGGCGGCGTTCAGCCGCTGGCAAGGCCGCGGTCTGCGCGCGGACGCGGCGCCGGGGGCGACCGGCGCAGCGGCGCAGGGCGCAGGGGCGCACGGCGCGGTGGGGCTGACCGCACGGGGTGCCGCGGTGGTGGGGTGGTGCGGCATGCGCGGCACCGTCACGCTCGCCACCGCGCTCGCGCTCCCGACCGCCTTCCCGTACCGCGATCTGATCCTGACGACGGCGTTCGGCGTCACGCTCGGGACGCTCGTGGTGCAGGGGCTGACGCTCCGCCCACTCCTCCTCCGCCTCCGGCTCGAGGACGACGGCGCGGTAGAGCGCGAGGTGCGCCTCGCGCGCGCCGAGTCGCTGCGGGCGGCGGTGGCCACGACGGCGGCGCAGCCTGGCGGTGACTCGGCGGAGTACGTGCGGCGGCGCTTTGCGGTCCAGCTGCGCCGCGCCGAGGCGGAGACCGACGCCGGTCGCGACCGCGACGCGGCGGACGGCCTCGATGGGGACGACCGGGACGAGGAGGGGACGGCCGTGCAGGCCGCCCTCGCGGCCCAGCGGCGGCGGCTGGTGGCCCTCCGGGCCGACGGCACGATCGGCGACGCGGCATTCCAGCGCGTTCAGGAAGAGCTCGACTGGATGGAGCTCGGCTGGTTGCAGGTCGTCCGCCCGGAGCAGGCCGCGACCGACGGGGTGTGA